A genome region from Drosophila simulans strain w501 chromosome 2R, Prin_Dsim_3.1, whole genome shotgun sequence includes the following:
- the LOC6733805 gene encoding putative methyltransferase C9orf114 — protein sequence MLAAPTTSSNGKTAGPHKSWKKVNEERKSLKRQRKQDKLLKELQQAKEAESQAEKAANEVQAKDKLNPSTLSIAVPGSILENAQSNELRAYVAGQIARAACIFRVNEVIVFDDVGIATARETKRSYEADAEGSSTGTVRSSSLQLARILQYLECPQYLRKYFFPLHKDLKYSGLLNPLDTPHHLRQQSKFRYREGVICDKKAKEGHSYANVGLLNDVLVDKAIEPGVRVTVKMEPQSESCRKQRGTLVSPDEPRRETGVYWGYQVRIAHSMSEIFTKSPYANGYDVTVGTSDRGTNVHEVPNRSYSFKHMLIVFGGLQGLESALANDEKLTVDDPELLFDHYLNVLPRQGSRTIRTEEALLIALAALQEKLQPQVADVETDLSDLLPKSEDSGIAVRRDVLVSKKQTKRKQVEDTTDETVVDEPPFSKPLPKVARLTANPFADSSEALAKNTPAEDDFEVVSSTTVSGTSHSCADDDLSRFD from the exons ATGCTCGCCGCCCCCACAACCAGCAGCAACGGAAAGACCGCGGGGCCCCACAAGTCCTGGAAGAAGGTGAACGAAGAGCGGAAATCGCTGAAGCGGCAGCGCAAGCAAGACAAGCTGCTCAAGGAGCTGCAGCAAGCCAAAGAGGCAGAATCACAGGCGGAAAAGGCAGCCAATGAGGTGCAGGCGAAGGATAAGCTTAATCCGTCCACGCTGAGCATAGCAGTGCCCGGTTCTATTCTCGAGAATGCCCAATCCAACGAGCTGCGGGCCTACGTGGCCGGTCAAATAGCCCGGGCCGCCTGCATCTTTCGGGTGAACGAGGTAATCGTCTTCGACGACGTGGGTATAGCCACCGCCCGGGAAACAAAGCGCAGTTACGAGGCAGATGCGGAAGGCAGCAGCACTGGCACTGTGCGCAGCAGCTCCTTGCAACTGGCTCGCATATTGCAGTATCTGGAATGCCCCCAGTATCTCCGAAAATACTTCTTCCCGCTGCACAAAGACCTTAAGTACTCTGGCCTGCTGAATCCATTGGACACACCGCACCATCTCCGGCAGCAGAGCAAATTCAGGTATCGTGAGGGAGTCATCTGTGACAAGAAGGCCAAGGAGGGACACAGCTACGCCAACGTTGGGCTGCTTAACGACGTTTTGGTTGACAAGGCTATAGAACCAGGCGTCAGGGTAACTGTGAAAATGGAACCTCAAAGTG AGAGCTGTAGAAAGCAGCGGGGAACACTAGTTAGCCCGGATGAACCACGTCGGGAAACAGGTGTTTATTGGGGCTACCAGGTGCGCATCGCACACTCCATGTCTGAGATTTTTACCAAATCACCCTACGCAAACGGCTACGATGTTACGGTGGGTACCTCGGATCGCGGAACCAACGTACATGAGGTGCCCAACCGATCATATAGCTTTAAGCATATGCTCATTGTATTTGGCGGACTGCAAGGCTTGGAATCTGCCTTGGCCAACGACGAGAAACTGACCGTAGATGATCCTGAGCTGCTGTTCGACCACTATCTAAATGTTTTGCCACGCCAAGGATCTCGAACCATTCGCACCGAGGAAGCCCTGTTGATTGCTTTAGCGGCTCTCCAGGAGAAGCTTCAACCGCAAGTGGCTGATGTCGAGACTGATTTGAGTGATCTGCTACCTAAAAGTGAGGATTCAGGCATTGCAGTGCGACGAGATGTTTTAGTTAGCAAAAAGCAGACGAAAAGAAAGCAAGTAGAGGACACCACTGATGAAACAGTCGTTGATGAACCTCCGTTTTCAAAACCATTGCCGAAAGTGGCTCGACTGACGGCCAATCCTTTTGCCGATTCCTCCGAGGCATTAGCGAAAAACACCCCAGCAGAAGACGATTTTGAAGTGGTTTCCTCCACCACCGTTTCTGGAACAAGCCACTCGTGTGCAGATGACGACTTAAGTCGGTTCGATTAA